A segment of the Nostoc sp. UHCC 0302 genome:
GAGCTTGAGTATTCACCGATTCATATTGGGTCAGTAGAAATAGAAGATATTCAGCTTTGGCAAAAAGCAGAGCGTGTATTGCAACAAATAAGAGAAGAAGCAGAGCGACAAGAAAGAAAACAGAGTAAAGGGATGTCTCTCTAGGTGATGGCGCAACTCTTAACCGCTTCGCTCAAATAGTCGGTGTCTGCCACTGCCACAAATCCTATCTGGAGCCAACCAATTTGTTGCAGGCATCGGCAGACACTCCGCTACGCCGCCTATTTGTTAAGAGTTGCTTGAGTCACTGTGGTGTGGATTTATAGCAGAAGCATTTTCTTAAATTTTTTACCTTAGTTTTTGCAATTTAAGCATCGTCATACATATCATCAGCCACAGAAAACCGACTCCATAACCTGCAATTATGTCTGTGGGCCAATGGACTCCTAAATATAAGCGGCTCAAACCAATAGCAGCAATTAAAATAACTGTCAAATTGTAAATAACTTTGGCAAACTGAGGATAGGAAGTAGCTAACTCATAAGCAATAAAACCATAAAGCACCATAGAACCAAGTGCGTGACCACTAGGAAAACTAAAAGATTTTTCAGAAATCAATTGATGCCACAGTTCAGGGCGAGGTTTAGAAAAAAACAACTTTAGCCCTGTATTTAAAATTAATGCTCCCAAGCAAGCAAGTACAAAAATTTTTGCATCTTCTCGATAACGTCGCCACCAAAGTAATAACAAAGTAACTCCTGCAACCACAACTACGGTTTTGGGATTACCAAGATTTGTAATGAACAACATGAAATTATCTAAGTTGGGA
Coding sequences within it:
- a CDS encoding phosphatase PAP2 family protein translates to MLRQLSHFWLRYIHPRLVTLIAAISIVGLVSCLLILFVLAKLAQEVLERETFTFDTNFLLWLHQFANPNLDNFMLFITNLGNPKTVVVVAGVTLLLLWWRRYREDAKIFVLACLGALILNTGLKLFFSKPRPELWHQLISEKSFSFPSGHALGSMVLYGFIAYELATSYPQFAKVIYNLTVILIAAIGLSRLYLGVHWPTDIIAGYGVGFLWLMICMTMLKLQKLR